TAACAACTATCTTTTTCCCCGTTGTTAAGCTAATAACAGTATCAGGCGTTTCCTCTACAAATTCAATCATATCAGCATTTACAATAAATTCATCACCATTTAACCTTGTAACACTAATCACAATTGCGCCTCCTTATTTAGTTACCGGGCCAAAGGCCCGGTATTTTATCTCTTTAGATTGACAAGGTCCTGAAGTATTTCATCTGATGTAGTTATAACTTTTGAATTTGCTTGAAATCCTCTTTCTGTTGTAATCATATCCGAAAACTCATTAGCAAGATCAACATTTGACATTTCAAGTGTTCCAGGGTTTATGGTACCTCTAGTTCCTGTATTTGCCGCACCAATCATTGGATCACCAGAATTTACAGTATTTATAAACATTGTATTTCCTGCTTTTTCAAGACCTTGCGAGTTTTGAAAGTCTGCTATTGCAATTTGGCCTATAACCTGCATTCTACCGTTAGAATAAATACCTGAAACAATACCATATTTATCAATGTTTATATTTTCTATAGAACCCGCTGCATTTCCGTCTTTGCTTAATTCACGTAAATCTGTTGGATTCGCATACATCGTAAGCTTAGAGAGATCTACAGTAATATTGCCATTATTTCCTATGGTTGCATTTGTTCCTATTCCCATTCCAGATAATGATACAGTGAAAATACCTGCCGGTGTAGCCGGTGGTGTTGGTTGAGGTATTTTGCCATTTGCATCAAATGTTATAGTCCCTAAAGTAATAGGACTTGTTGTTAAATCATTATTATCAAATTTTATTATTGATGCATTCCAATTGCCATTATTATCTGTTTTTTGAAATTGTATTGTTGCAATATGGCTTCCACCTTGTGAATCATATATAGTAACATTATAACTAACAATACCATTGACTGCAGTACCGGCATCAAGATTGCCTCCTAACTGTATCTGCGTAGTTGTAGCCGGCGTATTGCTAGACCAGTTTTTTATGTTTATAGGAGAAAGATTACCGGTATCGGTATTCACAGTTTTACCATCCGCCGATATCCATCCCATTACTTTATATCCATCTGGTGTTACAAGGTCCCCATTAGAATCAAAAGTGAAATTCCCTGCTCTTGTATATAGATTAGCACCACCATTATTAACAACAAAGAAACCATTTCCATCTATAGATAAATCTGTTGGATTATCTGTTCTTTGTGACCCACCATTTGTAAATAATGTATCTATAGAAGCTATTGCAACCCCAAGTCCGATTTGCTGTGGATTTGTTCCGCCACCATTTCCCTGTGGCGCAGACGCGCCTTTTATTGTCTGGTTAAAAATCTCCTTAAAAGTCATTCTGCTGGCTTTAAATCCAACTGTATTAACATTTGCGATATTATTTCCTATTACGTCCATTTTAGCTTGATGTGCTTTTAGACCAGAGACTGCAGAATACATAGATCTTAACATATTTATCCTCCTTTACGCTGCCCGCTTCGTCTGTCATTCAAAAGCGGTAAGCCTCCTTTTAGGTCCGGCTTATACTATAACAGCGCCATCAATATTTGTTATTACATTATCTTTCAATGCCCTTCCATCCATTGCAGTTATAACTACTCTATTTTTTAAATTAACCACAAATACTTTATTTCCAAGCAAAATAAGTGTATCTTTTATGCCTTTAGAATCTGCTTTATTTATAGCATTGATTAGCATATTGTACTCAGATTCAGAAATCGATAAATCTCTTAATTTAATCCTTTCTAATGCATGTTTAGAAAACTTTATTTCACTTGTTTTCTTGTCAATTATGCTTTTAAAACTATTATTATCCCGAGGAGTTGATTTACTGTTTGATACATTGTTTATGCTGATATAGCTATTTAAATTAACTTTGTTCACTGTATCACCTCAGTCTGTCACAACAGATACAGAATCTATTGGCACATCTGAGCCTTGAACCTTTAAGTAATATTTGCCTCCATCAACATAAACGCCATCAACTTTTCCGGTAATATTTTTGCTATTGCCATTTACATCAGTAGTCGCTGAAACATTTTTGCCAATGAGGCTATATGCCTTGACAGCACTAAAGCTAGAATTCAAATTTTGCATTTGTTCTAATGTAGAAAATTGTGCCATTTGTGCAATAAACTCTTTATCATCCATAGGATTTAATGGATCTTGATTTCTAAGTTGTGTAACGAGAAGTTGCAAAAATGCATCTTTTCCCAATTCGGAATTAGGGTTGTTGCTAACCTTTGTTCCATCATTATATGTATTTATGTAATTATTGTAATTTGTATTTATGGACATATCATTCACCTCCTTATATTATTACATCTACATGATCATCTGTTAAATTATTCATTAGTGCATATGTTTTTGTACCAAATTCCGTTGATTCATAATCATCATCATAATTAAATCTAAATTTATTGTTATTCTGCTCTTGATATCTTTCGCCATGACTTCCTTGCTCATTATATTGTGAAGTAAATTGCATATTTTTGTCGACCGATACATTAAAACTTTCTATTTTTATACCCTTTGATTCTAATTGATTGCTTAATAAACTTAAATTTGCCTCTATTTGATGCTTTACTTTTTCATTATCAGTTAATATATTAGCTGTCAAATTTCCATCAGTTGACTTTATGTTTATTTCAATTCTTCCTAAGAAATCAGGTTTAAGCTGTATTTTTATTGTTGACGTTGTATCATTTTTAGTTAAATTAATATTTTTTACTATCTGATTTATAATGTCATTTTCTCGCAAAGGCTTTTTGACATCAAAAACATTCGGTGATGTATCAAATTCTACGTTTTCTTGATTGCCTTGAAAAATAATAACATTATCTGTTTTTAAATCTAATGTCTTGTTATTCTCTTGTGTACCTTTATTTTCATTAAGGTTTTTAATTTCACTATTTTTTTTGTCTACCTTGATATCATAAAATAATTTCTTTTCATCATCTTTTTTGTTCATTTCTTGATTGGAATTGTTATTATTTTGATTAACATTCTTTATAACATCTTTAGCAATTTTCAAATTGTCCATTTGATTGCTGTCTTGAACTTCATTAATTTTAGACTTATTATTGTTATATTCATGGACAACATTTAAATCCAATTCCTTATTCCTATTATCCTGATATTCTTTTATTTTATTGTCTATCATATCTATACTCGGCAATTTTATAAAATCTTTAAAGTCCTTATCTTTAATCATGTTAAATATTGTTTTAGTATCAATGTTTAATCCAAATTTTTCTTTAAGTAGTTGTGATATAATTTTGGATATTTCGCCTATATCAACTTGTCTTGTATACTGAATATTGTTTAAACAATTATTTATCTGTTTTACTATGTTTTCATCTATAAGCAATGATGTATCTATTTTATTTACATTTATTTCATTTTTTAAACTATCAGGCAGCAAATTCACTATTAAATTGATAAAATCAGTTATTAACTTTTTTTTATCAATTGGTAACTGGTTATTATTAATCTTTGTTGAAGAAACATCGTTACCTTTGACATTTCCATTTTGCGTACTTTTTATTATTTTTTTAAAATCAACGTGTTTATTATCATCTACTTTTATGTTTTTTTTATCAGGCATTTTGATAATAACATTGTTTTCCATCGGCTGTATCATTTTTTCACCTCCTCTCTATGGTATAGTGGATGCATTTGTAAAAAGTATTTTTGTAATAGATGCAGCCCTTTGTGGATTAAGTTGTTCTAAAATTTTTGATGCACTATCTTTATTCATATTGCTCAAAATACTTACCAAAACATTATCGTCTTTTATTTGATTTAATATATTTGCCGCATTTTGTGGATCCATATTTTCATAGTATGTTGCGAGTGTCTTTAAATCAGTCTTTTTTGAATCCAGCTGGAGTTTTAAATTATTTAAGTCACTTTGTTGTTTATCAAGTTGTGCTTGTAGCATCTCAAGTTGTTTTTGCCTATCGTTAAGGCTCGTCTCTTTATCCTGAAGTTGCTTTTCCTTAACTGCAAGCTCATCTGCAAGTTTTTTTAATTTATCTTCGCTATTTGTAGGTTGCTTGACTTGAATCAAACCCTTTAAGAGAGGTATTTTACTAAGGTTCATTAAAGTATAATCACTAATGCCGCCAACATTGAAATAAAATAAAGCACCTGAGCCAAGAATTATTATTATTGCTGCAATTATTAAAATTATTTTAATTGGACTCTTTTTATTAACCACAGGCTGGCTTTGCATTGGTTAACCTCCTATTGTGGATTTAGCTACTTTAAAAGATACCTGTTCATCTATAATTAAATTTTGCTCTAACATGGTTAAGTACTTGTATTCATCGTATTTCTTTTCTTTTAAATTTTCTAGCGCTTCTTTCTCTTTACTGATATCTTTAAGTCTTTTTTTTGTTTCATTTATTTCCTTTTCAATCATTGAAATTATCATTTTTTGCTCATTTATTTTATTGTATAATGAATCAAGGTATATACTATACTGTTTTATATCTAATGCTGTTGTTCCAATTTTCGTTTTGTTCTCATTTTCTAATAATGTATTATTTATCTCCTGCATGATTTGATTAAGCTTTTTTTTCTGTATCTCATATTTTGAGATAATCATAGCTAATTTCTCTTTTTCAACTTTCTGCTTTTGTTCTTTTATATTTAATATTGGTTGCAATGAATAATCAAATTTTTTCATTTAATCACCTATTTAAAATATTTTTGAGCATGTCTATCGTGTCTTCGAAACTATAGTTTTCGTCGGTTTTTTGCCTTAAAAAATTTTCCATATCAGTATGTAAAGAAATCGCTTCATCAATTTTGGGATTGCTCCCATGTGTGTAGGCTCCAATATTTATAAGATCTTCAGATTCTGCATAAATCGATAAGATGTTTTTAAACTTAGCAGCTAAGTTTTTATGCCCATCCGAAATGATATCATTCATTACTCTACTTATACTTGATAAGATATCAATTGCTGGGTAATGACTTTTATTTGCAAGTTTTCTTGATAGTACTATGTGGCCGTCTAGTATACCTCTTACAGCGTCTGTTATAGGCTCATTTAAATCATCCCCATCAACTAAAACAGTATATAAAGCGGTTATAGAACCATTTTTAGATGATCCGGCCCTTTCTAAAAGTTTAGGTAGTACAGAAAAAACTGACGGTGTATAACCTCTTGAAACTGGTGCCTCACCTATAGACAGTCCTATTTCCCTTTGTGCCATTGCAAATCTTGTTACAGAATCCATCATGAAAAGCACATCATGACCTTGATCTCTGAAATACTCTGCAATTGATGTTGCTGTCATGGCACCCTTTACCCTCATCAATGCTGGCGTATCTGAAGTTGATACAACTATTATGGACCTTTTTAGGCCATCTTCGCCTAAATCTTTTTCTATAAATTCGTTAACTTCTCTTCCTCTTTCGCCAATAAGAGCAATTACATTTAGATCTGATCTTGCATTCCTTGCCATCATACCAAGCAATGTACTTTTCCCAACTCCACTGCCAGCAAATATACCTATTCTCTGCCCTTTGCCACATGTTAACAAACCATCTATAGCTTTTATACCAAGTGGCATAATTTCTTTAATCCTTTTTCTCTCTAAAGGATTAGGTGGAACATTATTTGTATTTATCAGTTTCCTAAATTTTAGAGGCCCTTTTCCATCTATTGGATTTCCTATCGCATCCAATACTCTTCCAAGTAATTCATCGCCTACACCTACTTTCAGTTTTTGACCTGTTGCAATAACACTATTACCAGGTCCAATACCTTCCATATTACCTAATGGCATAAGATAAACTTTATCATCTTTAAATCCCATTACTTCTGCAAAAATTGAATTACCGTTTATTGATTTTATTTCACATACATCACCTATATTTGATATAGGCCCAACACTTTCGATAGTTAAACCTACAACCTGTGATATCTTTCCTGTATATTTAATAAAGTTCTTCTCATGAATAACATTCTTATACTTCTCAAATATGTCATTGCTCATTTAAGACACCTTTCAATGCTTTTTCTAAATTTTCTAATTGTGTTTTTAATCCTGAATCAATCATTCCAGAAGGAGTGTGTATTATACAATCACCTTTATTTAAAGAAATATCTTTTGCAATATTTATGTCATCAATAAATCTTAAGCTTCTCAGTACCTTATCTTTGTTTTTTACTAAATATTCATAATCTGATTCACTTACTTTTACCGTTACAATGTCAGATGCTTCATAATTTTCTAAACCCTTTTTTATCAAGTTTATAATAATATCACTGTTTTCTTCAATATTTATATCAATAATTTTTTTTACGCATTCTATAATTGTTGATATCATATCGCACTCAAATTCTTTTTGTAGGTTTTTTCTTTCATTTAATATCTCATTTTTTATTTCCCTTGCTTCCGCTATTAGTGATGAAGTTTTTTCTTTTCCTTCCGCAATACCCTTTTTAAGCCCTTCTTCATATCCATTACTGTAGCCTTCATTGTAACCCGTCTTTTTAGCATTTTCTTTTAACTCATTTATTAATTTTTTTGTTTCTTTTAGCAATTTGTCTGCTTCATTTTTCGCATTTTTAATTATCCTATCTTGAATAGTTTGAATATTCTTAAGATGATTTTTAATAATGGAGACAGGTATAGAATTATCATTTGTATCAATATCTTTTTTTTCAATAGTCCTTTTTATTTGTGGTTTTTCTATAACAACTGGTGACGAATTGGTACAATCTTCGACTTTCAATATCTTATACAATTATTTCATCTCCTCCGCCGCGAGATATGACAATTTCACCAGCATCTTCTAATCTTCTTATTATATTAACAATCTTCTGTTGGGCTTCTTCAACATCTTTTAATCTGACAGGTCCCATATATTCAATATCCTCTCTTATCATATCAGCAAGACGTTTCGACATATTATTGTAAATGACTCTTTGTACTTCTTCATTAGAACCTTTTAGTGCTAATGCAATGTCATGATTTTCTACTTCCCTCAATACCCTTTGTATTGAACGATTATCCAATGTTATTATATCTTCAAAAACAAACATTCGCTTTTTAATTTCTTCGACTAATTCAATATCCTTTGTTTCAAGTGTATCAATTATATTCTTCTCTGTCGCTCTATCTACAGAATTCAAAATATCCACAATAGTTTGAAGTCCTCCAGTTGTTGTATAATCTTGTGTAACAAGGGATGAAAGCTTTTTTTCTAGGATTCGCTCTACTTCTTTGACTATTTCTGGTGATGTCGCTTCCATCTTTGCAATTCTCATAGCTACATCAGATTGTATATTTTCTGGCAATGATGATAGTATCGCACCTGCTTGTTGTGGTTTTAAGTATGATAATATCATAGCTATTGTTTGCGGATGTTCATTTTGAATAAAACTTAATACCTGTGATGGATCTGCACGCCTCACAAAATCAAATGGCCTTACTTTTAGCGTAGATGTAAGCCTATTTATGATTTCAATGGCTTGCTGAGTGCCTAATGCTTTTTCGAGTATCTCTTTCGCGTAATCAATACCACCTTCAATTATGTATTCCTGTGCCATACACATATTATAAAAGTCGTCTAGTATTTTTTCT
This portion of the Thermoanaerobacterium sp. RBIITD genome encodes:
- the fliJ gene encoding flagellar export protein FliJ, coding for MKKFDYSLQPILNIKEQKQKVEKEKLAMIISKYEIQKKKLNQIMQEINNTLLENENKTKIGTTALDIKQYSIYLDSLYNKINEQKMIISMIEKEINETKKRLKDISKEKEALENLKEKKYDEYKYLTMLEQNLIIDEQVSFKVAKSTIGG
- the fliI gene encoding flagellar protein export ATPase FliI; amino-acid sequence: MSNDIFEKYKNVIHEKNFIKYTGKISQVVGLTIESVGPISNIGDVCEIKSINGNSIFAEVMGFKDDKVYLMPLGNMEGIGPGNSVIATGQKLKVGVGDELLGRVLDAIGNPIDGKGPLKFRKLINTNNVPPNPLERKRIKEIMPLGIKAIDGLLTCGKGQRIGIFAGSGVGKSTLLGMMARNARSDLNVIALIGERGREVNEFIEKDLGEDGLKRSIIVVSTSDTPALMRVKGAMTATSIAEYFRDQGHDVLFMMDSVTRFAMAQREIGLSIGEAPVSRGYTPSVFSVLPKLLERAGSSKNGSITALYTVLVDGDDLNEPITDAVRGILDGHIVLSRKLANKSHYPAIDILSSISRVMNDIISDGHKNLAAKFKNILSIYAESEDLINIGAYTHGSNPKIDEAISLHTDMENFLRQKTDENYSFEDTIDMLKNILNR
- a CDS encoding FliH/SctL family protein, whose protein sequence is MYKILKVEDCTNSSPVVIEKPQIKRTIEKKDIDTNDNSIPVSIIKNHLKNIQTIQDRIIKNAKNEADKLLKETKKLINELKENAKKTGYNEGYSNGYEEGLKKGIAEGKEKTSSLIAEAREIKNEILNERKNLQKEFECDMISTIIECVKKIIDINIEENSDIIINLIKKGLENYEASDIVTVKVSESDYEYLVKNKDKVLRSLRFIDDINIAKDISLNKGDCIIHTPSGMIDSGLKTQLENLEKALKGVLNEQ
- a CDS encoding flagellar FlbD family protein gives rise to the protein MISVTRLNGDEFIVNADMIEFVEETPDTVISLTTGKKIVVKEKKEEIIEKVIVYKRKIFNGFEYPSM
- a CDS encoding TIGR02530 family flagellar biosynthesis protein, with translation MNKVNLNSYISINNVSNSKSTPRDNNSFKSIIDKKTSEIKFSKHALERIKLRDLSISESEYNMLINAINKADSKGIKDTLILLGNKVFVVNLKNRVVITAMDGRALKDNVITNIDGAVIV
- a CDS encoding flagellar hook-length control protein FliK, coding for MIQPMENNVIIKMPDKKNIKVDDNKHVDFKKIIKSTQNGNVKGNDVSSTKINNNQLPIDKKKLITDFINLIVNLLPDSLKNEINVNKIDTSLLIDENIVKQINNCLNNIQYTRQVDIGEISKIISQLLKEKFGLNIDTKTIFNMIKDKDFKDFIKLPSIDMIDNKIKEYQDNRNKELDLNVVHEYNNNKSKINEVQDSNQMDNLKIAKDVIKNVNQNNNNSNQEMNKKDDEKKLFYDIKVDKKNSEIKNLNENKGTQENNKTLDLKTDNVIIFQGNQENVEFDTSPNVFDVKKPLRENDIINQIVKNINLTKNDTTSTIKIQLKPDFLGRIEINIKSTDGNLTANILTDNEKVKHQIEANLSLLSNQLESKGIKIESFNVSVDKNMQFTSQYNEQGSHGERYQEQNNNKFRFNYDDDYESTEFGTKTYALMNNLTDDHVDVII
- the fliG gene encoding flagellar motor switch protein FliG: MVKSSVSGKQKCAMLLIALGPANSAQIYKHLREDEIEQLTLEIANIKNISPEEKEKILDDFYNMCMAQEYIIEGGIDYAKEILEKALGTQQAIEIINRLTSTLKVRPFDFVRRADPSQVLSFIQNEHPQTIAMILSYLKPQQAGAILSSLPENIQSDVAMRIAKMEATSPEIVKEVERILEKKLSSLVTQDYTTTGGLQTIVDILNSVDRATEKNIIDTLETKDIELVEEIKKRMFVFEDIITLDNRSIQRVLREVENHDIALALKGSNEEVQRVIYNNMSKRLADMIREDIEYMGPVRLKDVEEAQQKIVNIIRRLEDAGEIVISRGGGDEIIV
- a CDS encoding flagellar hook protein FlgE, with the translated sequence MLRSMYSAVSGLKAHQAKMDVIGNNIANVNTVGFKASRMTFKEIFNQTIKGASAPQGNGGGTNPQQIGLGVAIASIDTLFTNGGSQRTDNPTDLSIDGNGFFVVNNGGANLYTRAGNFTFDSNGDLVTPDGYKVMGWISADGKTVNTDTGNLSPINIKNWSSNTPATTTQIQLGGNLDAGTAVNGIVSYNVTIYDSQGGSHIATIQFQKTDNNGNWNASIIKFDNNDLTTSPITLGTITFDANGKIPQPTPPATPAGIFTVSLSGMGIGTNATIGNNGNITVDLSKLTMYANPTDLRELSKDGNAAGSIENINIDKYGIVSGIYSNGRMQVIGQIAIADFQNSQGLEKAGNTMFINTVNSGDPMIGAANTGTRGTINPGTLEMSNVDLANEFSDMITTERGFQANSKVITTSDEILQDLVNLKR
- a CDS encoding flagellar hook capping FlgD N-terminal domain-containing protein → MSINTNYNNYINTYNDGTKVSNNPNSELGKDAFLQLLVTQLRNQDPLNPMDDKEFIAQMAQFSTLEQMQNLNSSFSAVKAYSLIGKNVSATTDVNGNSKNITGKVDGVYVDGGKYYLKVQGSDVPIDSVSVVTD